From a single Nicotiana tabacum cultivar K326 chromosome 8, ASM71507v2, whole genome shotgun sequence genomic region:
- the LOC107760879 gene encoding uncharacterized protein LOC107760879 — protein sequence MMNIFAIFLVLTTLLTAGVFSPILEKKEEVIVKEGHRVVVVEYEPNDGNTKVSISPQETDQKATVGVVSGLKDRISDTAGTVKDKIKEAASFVEGGGKENGGIDKPTARELVCDAFGKCKHRIASALGGTKDTLSGKMHEIEEDAKETVENAYEKVKDTVVGKAHEASEKASEVKEKAKDSVKEIVEEVKEGAKETAEKVRGKAKDVADITETLKGDVKRNASEDLYYIEEKAKAAKDAVKEDAKRLKVEGKSDYQVIRRFFLDASAYIFSTKNFRSLMGMIHFLGFALSYGVCIWVTFISSNILAGAMPKQQFAMVQSKIYPLYFKTMAYGVATAFFGHFMSQRHRYYYANRAETIQGFLFFATICMTLINLFVLEPRASKVMRERIKLEKEEGKGEDIFSVEPSTSGVDALMDPTGIKTGKQATSSEGPAETHRELSEEAVKMKPQVERLSQKLKKLNFVSSFFNALTLVALSYHLVYLSQLVRASSY from the exons ATGATGAATATTTTCGCTATTTTTCTTGTATTAACCACACTTCTAACAGCAGGGGTCTTTTCCCCAATcctagaaaagaaagaagaagttataGTCAAAGAAGGTCATAGAGTTGTAGTTGTTGAATATGAGCCAAACGATGGAAATACCAAGGTCTCGATTTCCCCACAAGAAACGGACCAAAAAGCAACAGTAGGGGTTGTTTCAGGTCTCAAAGATAGAATATCAGATACAGCAGGGACAGTTAAAGACAAAATCAAAGAAGCTGCATCCTTTGTAGAAGGAGGAGGAAAAGAAAATGGTGGGATTGATAAACCAACTGCTAGAGAACTTGTTTGTGATGCTTTTGGAAAGTGCAAACATAGGATAGCAAGTGCACTTGGTGGGACCAAAGACACTCTTTCTGGAAAGATGcatgaaattgaagaagatgcTAAAGAGACTGTTGAAAATGCTTACGAGAAAGTGAAAGATACAGTTGTTGGAAAAGCGCATGAGGCTTCAGAAAAGGCAAGTGAAGTGAAAGAAAAAGCCAAAGATTCTGTTAAGGAGATAGTGGAAGAAGTAAAAGAAGGTGCTAAAGAGACTGCTGAGAAAGTGAGAGGAAAAGCTAAAGACGTGGCCGATATAACAGAGACACTAAAGGGTGATGTGAAGAGAAATGCTTCAGAAGATCTTTATTACATAGAAGAAAAAGCGAAAGCAGCAAAAGATGCAGTGAAAGAAGATGCAAAGAGGCTTAAAGTGGAAGGCAAAAGTGATTATCAAGTAATTCGGAGGTTCTTTCTTGATGCGTCGGCATACATCTTCTCAACCAAGAATTTTAGATCTTTAATGGGAATGATTCATTTCCTTGGCTTTGCATTATCTTATGGGGTGTGTATTTGGGTGACATTTATCTCGAGTAATATTTTGGCAGGAGCAATGCCAAAGCAGCAATTTGCAATGGTACAGAGCAAGATTTACCCTCTTTACTTCAAGACTATGGCTTATGGCGTCGCCACAGCGTTTTTCGGCCATTTCATGAGCCAGAGGCATCGATATTATTATGCGAACAGGGCTGAAACAATCCAGGGTTTCCTTTTTTTTGCAACAATATGCATGACTTTGATCAACTTGTTCGTCTTGGAGCCTCGAGCCTCTAAG GTGATGAGGGAGAGAATAAAGCTggaaaaagaggaaggaaaaggAGAGGATATATTTAGCGTAGAACCAAGCACGTCAGGTGTGGACGCTCTGATGGATCCAACAGGAATAAAAACAGGCAAACAAGCAACCAGTAGTGAAGGACCGGCAGAAACACACCGAGAGTTGTCTGAGGAAGCAGTAAAAATGAAACCTCAAGTTGAGAGATTGAGTCAGAAACTAAAGAAGCTGAATTTCGTCTCATCTTTTTTCAATGCACTCACACTAGTGGCTCTTAGTTATCACCTTGTTTACCTAAGCCAATTAGTGCGTGCCAGCAGTTATTAA